A region from the Methanofollis liminatans DSM 4140 genome encodes:
- a CDS encoding stage II sporulation protein M: MSRREFGTYLVVSVGVFLLGIAAGYAVLLSGDPVADQLIEVVKNGVFADILGDSPGMLALKIFLNNLQACLLLFLGGATFGLLTLFILLSNGLIIGVFAGEIAERLGPIGLAVGLIPHGIFELPALFIAAALGLALARSLLADISGAGDAAAEAARLGGFFLRTVVPLLAAAAVVEAFITPALLQIVV, encoded by the coding sequence ATGTCTAGGCGGGAGTTCGGCACCTACCTCGTCGTCTCGGTCGGCGTCTTCCTCCTCGGGATCGCCGCCGGCTATGCCGTTCTCCTCTCCGGCGATCCGGTGGCCGACCAGCTGATCGAGGTGGTCAAAAACGGTGTCTTTGCTGATATCCTGGGAGACTCCCCCGGGATGCTCGCTCTGAAGATCTTCCTGAACAACCTGCAGGCCTGCCTTCTTCTCTTCCTGGGCGGGGCGACCTTCGGCCTCCTGACGCTGTTCATCCTCCTCTCGAACGGCCTGATCATCGGGGTCTTTGCCGGCGAGATCGCAGAACGCCTCGGCCCGATCGGGCTTGCCGTCGGGCTCATTCCCCACGGGATCTTCGAGCTTCCGGCCCTGTTCATTGCGGCGGCCCTGGGACTCGCCCTCGCCCGCTCTCTCCTTGCCGATATATCCGGTGCCGGTGACGCCGCTGCCGAAGCAGCCCGTCTTGGTGGGTTCTTTCTCCGCACTGTCGTCCCGCTTCTCGCCGCAGCGGCTGTTGTAGAGGCATTTATTACGCCCGCGCTCCTACAGATAGTGGTCTGA
- the proS gene encoding proline--tRNA ligase, with protein MEDESGSLPPKSDFSAWYNDVLWRAEIMDVRYPVKGLYVWFPFGFGLRRHTYTILRGLLDGSGHDETLFPLLIPKTEFMKEAEHIKGFEEEVYWVTHGGLTELDVPLALRPTSETAMYPMFALWVRSHADLPIKIYQIVNTFRYETKHTRPLIRLREITSFKEAHTAHATWDEAAAQVETALSLYTQFYDDLCIPVIISRRPDWDKFPGADYTMAVDALMPDGRTLQVGTAHHLGTHFSKTFNITYEDATGEQQFVSQTCYGISERCIAAAIGVHGDDRGLVLPPKVAPVQVVIIPIIMKKQAEEVRAAAEALKAELEATGLRVKVDDRELRPGAKYYHWEMRGVPLRIEVGPRDLAAGTVVAATRDGEKMTLLRAGLAGEIPSVLAAFAGRLREQAEASLTSRIVQAESVDAAVEATKTGIAVVNWCGDEACAEAIEKETNASVLGTEVRNAHIGKSEGACIVCGRPGTSTVIARTY; from the coding sequence ATGGAAGACGAGAGCGGTTCACTCCCCCCAAAATCCGATTTTTCAGCCTGGTATAATGACGTGCTCTGGCGCGCCGAGATCATGGACGTCCGCTACCCGGTGAAGGGGCTGTATGTCTGGTTTCCCTTCGGGTTCGGGTTGCGACGGCACACCTATACGATCCTCCGCGGCCTGCTCGATGGATCCGGCCACGATGAGACCCTGTTTCCCCTCCTCATCCCGAAGACCGAGTTCATGAAAGAGGCCGAGCACATCAAGGGGTTTGAGGAGGAGGTCTACTGGGTCACCCATGGCGGCCTCACCGAACTCGACGTCCCGCTCGCCCTGCGGCCGACGAGCGAGACCGCCATGTATCCGATGTTCGCCCTCTGGGTGCGCTCTCACGCCGACCTGCCGATCAAGATCTACCAGATCGTCAACACCTTCAGGTACGAGACGAAGCACACGCGCCCGCTCATCCGTCTCCGCGAGATCACCTCCTTCAAGGAGGCCCACACTGCCCATGCAACCTGGGACGAGGCAGCGGCACAGGTTGAGACCGCTCTCTCCCTCTATACGCAGTTCTACGACGACCTCTGCATCCCGGTGATCATATCCCGCCGTCCGGACTGGGATAAGTTCCCCGGCGCCGACTATACGATGGCCGTCGACGCCCTGATGCCTGACGGCCGCACCCTGCAGGTGGGCACCGCCCACCATCTCGGCACCCATTTCTCAAAAACCTTCAACATCACCTACGAGGACGCCACAGGGGAACAGCAGTTTGTCTCCCAGACCTGTTACGGGATCTCGGAACGCTGCATTGCAGCGGCGATCGGTGTCCACGGCGATGACCGCGGTCTGGTGCTCCCGCCGAAAGTGGCGCCGGTGCAGGTTGTGATCATCCCGATCATCATGAAAAAGCAGGCCGAGGAGGTCAGGGCGGCTGCAGAGGCGCTCAAGGCCGAACTTGAGGCGACCGGTCTCCGGGTGAAGGTCGACGACCGCGAACTGCGGCCGGGGGCGAAGTATTACCACTGGGAGATGCGGGGTGTGCCCCTGCGCATCGAGGTCGGCCCGAGAGACCTTGCGGCCGGCACCGTCGTCGCCGCTACCCGGGACGGTGAGAAGATGACGCTCTTGCGCGCCGGTCTTGCCGGAGAGATCCCGTCAGTCCTGGCAGCGTTTGCAGGGCGGTTGCGCGAACAGGCCGAAGCGTCTCTCACCTCCAGGATCGTTCAGGCGGAGAGCGTGGATGCGGCGGTCGAGGCGACGAAGACCGGGATCGCCGTCGTCAACTGGTGCGGCGACGAGGCCTGTGCAGAAGCAATCGAAAAAGAGACGAATGCGAGTGTGCTCGGAACAGAAGTGCGCAACGCTCATATCGGAAAGAGTGAGGGGGCCTGCATCGTCTGCGGGCGCCCCGGCACCTCGACGGTTATTGCACGGACTTACTGA
- a CDS encoding pyruvoyl-dependent arginine decarboxylase: MRERLTRIFVPKRVFFTCGVGRDSEYLGSFEMALRTAKIECYNLVTVSSILPPKCRIIPREEGLADLDPGSIVFTVMSRISSNESHRRISASIGVAIPESMEEQWGYFAEHHAFGDGKEKAGKYAEDLAYRMYQSITDKTPEKTLNITESAIVDEDGHWTTVLAAAIFLME; encoded by the coding sequence GTGAGAGAGAGGTTGACCAGAATATTTGTTCCAAAACGGGTGTTTTTTACCTGCGGCGTGGGGAGGGATTCGGAATATCTCGGTTCATTCGAGATGGCACTCAGAACGGCAAAGATCGAGTGCTACAATCTCGTGACCGTTAGTTCCATCCTGCCCCCGAAATGCCGGATCATCCCGCGTGAGGAAGGTCTTGCCGACCTCGATCCAGGGAGCATCGTATTTACAGTAATGTCAAGGATCTCCTCCAACGAGTCGCACCGCCGGATATCGGCATCCATCGGGGTCGCAATCCCGGAGTCCATGGAGGAGCAGTGGGGCTACTTCGCCGAGCACCACGCCTTCGGCGACGGGAAAGAGAAGGCAGGAAAGTATGCCGAAGACCTTGCGTACCGGATGTACCAGAGTATCACCGACAAAACACCAGAAAAGACGCTCAACATCACTGAAAGCGCAATCGTAGATGAAGACGGCCACTGGACTACGGTCCTTGCCGCCGCCATCTTTCTCATGGAGTAA
- a CDS encoding heavy metal translocating P-type ATPase, which produces MSGEDGETDETTRKETLKVSGMHCATCAVTLEKALKNVEGVKSASVNLGAEQAAVEYDPARVSAASLQQAVTGAGYGVITGTAVLKVGGMMCATCVRTVEAALESLPGVFTATVNLGSERAYVTYNPDAVTVAEMAKAIEEAGYQYIGTEEEETGEIERKAREADLNDKRWRIAIGAVASAVLMGIMWTAPPLPFDMAYLMLVIAAPAFAYLSWPIFLAAWRALRNRTLNMDVMYSMGIGVAFAASVLGTFGIVLTQEYLFYETAVMLATFLTLGRYLEARAKGRTGEAIAALIRLRPKTATVLVDGKEEKRPIDEVLPGDTVLVRSGERVPVDGTVNRGESYVDESMITGEPLPVRKEAGEGVVGGTINGDGVLEVAATRVGRDTVLAQIIRLVEEAQGTKPPVQRIADTAVAYFIPAVLSIAAAAFLFWYLVAGATLLFALSTLISVLVVACPCALGLATPTAITVGVGRGAELGILIKSGEALEAAERLDTVAFDKTGTLTEGKPRVTDIVGLALTAEESLALAAGAEQNSNHPVARAIVARAQEQGISIPATDTFETIRGKGVLATVGGRLIALGNRAMLADVNIVLDEGAEAAVVHLEEEGKTVAILVADSVVAGIIAVADTLKPTAMAAVAGLKEMGLSVAMITGDNPGTARAIAGMIGIDRVFAGVLPDVKAAEIRAFQEEGRRVAFVGDGINDAPALAQADLGIAIGGGTDVAIESGGVVLVRDDLTDVPAAIQLAQKVIGRVKINLFWAFAYNAALIPVAAGVLYPTFGITFRPELAGLAMAASSVTVVTLSLLLKGYIPKAKRERTEVSKMETDPVCKMKVDPKTAKFTTDYKGKTYYFCAPGCKKEFEKDPEKYLG; this is translated from the coding sequence ATGAGCGGCGAAGACGGGGAAACGGACGAAACGACGCGGAAAGAAACCCTGAAAGTTTCGGGGATGCACTGCGCCACCTGCGCCGTCACCCTTGAGAAGGCCCTGAAAAATGTTGAAGGGGTGAAGAGCGCCTCGGTGAACCTGGGAGCCGAGCAGGCGGCGGTGGAGTACGACCCCGCCCGCGTCTCGGCGGCCAGCCTCCAGCAGGCCGTCACCGGGGCCGGATACGGGGTGATCACCGGAACGGCCGTCCTGAAAGTAGGGGGCATGATGTGCGCCACCTGCGTCCGGACGGTCGAGGCGGCCCTGGAGAGCCTTCCAGGCGTCTTCACGGCCACCGTGAACCTGGGATCGGAGCGCGCCTACGTCACCTACAACCCTGACGCCGTCACCGTGGCAGAGATGGCGAAGGCGATCGAGGAGGCGGGTTACCAGTATATCGGCACCGAAGAGGAGGAAACCGGGGAGATTGAGCGGAAGGCGCGTGAGGCCGACCTGAACGACAAACGCTGGCGGATCGCCATCGGCGCCGTCGCCTCCGCGGTCCTGATGGGGATCATGTGGACCGCACCGCCGCTCCCCTTCGATATGGCCTACCTCATGCTCGTCATCGCCGCCCCGGCCTTCGCCTACCTTTCGTGGCCGATCTTTCTCGCCGCCTGGCGGGCCCTGCGGAACCGGACCCTGAACATGGACGTGATGTACTCGATGGGCATCGGGGTCGCCTTCGCCGCATCGGTCCTGGGCACCTTCGGCATCGTCCTCACCCAAGAATACCTCTTCTACGAGACAGCGGTGATGCTTGCCACCTTCCTCACCCTCGGCCGCTACCTCGAGGCAAGGGCAAAGGGGCGAACGGGCGAGGCGATCGCCGCCCTGATCCGCCTCAGGCCAAAGACCGCCACCGTCCTCGTCGACGGGAAGGAGGAAAAACGGCCGATCGACGAGGTGCTGCCCGGCGACACCGTGCTCGTCAGGTCAGGCGAGCGCGTCCCGGTCGACGGCACAGTCAACCGCGGCGAGAGCTACGTGGACGAGTCGATGATCACCGGCGAACCCCTCCCGGTCAGGAAAGAGGCAGGCGAGGGAGTCGTGGGCGGAACCATCAACGGCGACGGCGTGCTCGAGGTTGCGGCCACACGGGTCGGCCGGGACACGGTGCTCGCCCAGATCATCAGGCTCGTCGAGGAGGCACAGGGAACAAAACCCCCGGTCCAGCGGATCGCAGACACGGCGGTGGCATACTTCATCCCGGCCGTGCTCTCCATCGCCGCGGCCGCCTTTCTCTTCTGGTACCTCGTTGCCGGGGCCACCCTGCTCTTCGCCCTCTCCACCCTGATCTCGGTCCTCGTCGTCGCCTGCCCGTGTGCCCTCGGCCTCGCCACCCCGACGGCGATCACTGTCGGTGTCGGCAGGGGCGCAGAACTCGGCATCCTGATCAAGAGCGGCGAGGCGCTGGAAGCAGCTGAACGCCTTGATACAGTCGCCTTCGACAAGACCGGCACCCTGACGGAGGGGAAGCCCCGGGTGACCGACATCGTCGGGCTCGCCCTCACGGCAGAGGAGAGCCTCGCCCTCGCCGCCGGTGCCGAACAGAACTCGAACCACCCGGTAGCGCGGGCTATCGTCGCCAGGGCACAGGAGCAGGGTATTTCGATCCCCGCAACCGACACCTTCGAGACAATCCGGGGTAAGGGGGTGCTCGCCACCGTCGGCGGCCGCCTGATCGCTCTCGGCAACCGGGCGATGCTCGCGGACGTGAACATCGTCCTCGATGAAGGGGCCGAGGCTGCGGTCGTCCACCTCGAAGAGGAGGGCAAGACCGTTGCCATCCTCGTCGCCGACAGTGTGGTCGCCGGCATCATCGCCGTCGCCGACACCCTCAAGCCCACGGCGATGGCGGCAGTCGCAGGGCTGAAGGAGATGGGGCTCTCTGTTGCGATGATCACCGGAGACAATCCCGGGACCGCCAGGGCGATCGCCGGGATGATCGGGATCGACCGCGTCTTTGCCGGGGTGCTCCCCGACGTCAAAGCCGCCGAGATCAGGGCGTTTCAGGAGGAAGGCCGGAGGGTCGCCTTCGTCGGGGATGGGATCAACGACGCCCCGGCCCTTGCGCAGGCCGACCTCGGGATCGCCATCGGCGGCGGGACCGACGTCGCTATCGAGAGCGGCGGCGTGGTCCTGGTCAGGGACGACCTCACCGACGTCCCGGCAGCGATCCAGCTTGCGCAGAAAGTGATTGGACGGGTCAAAATCAACCTCTTCTGGGCGTTCGCCTACAATGCTGCCCTCATACCGGTGGCGGCGGGGGTGCTCTACCCGACCTTCGGGATCACCTTCAGGCCCGAACTCGCCGGCCTCGCCATGGCGGCAAGTTCGGTCACCGTTGTCACTCTCTCCCTCCTGCTCAAAGGATATATACCAAAAGCAAAAAGAGAGAGGACGGAGGTATCGAAGATGGAGACTGACCCGGTCTGCAAGATGAAGGTCGACCCGAAGACGGCGAAGTTCACAACAGATTACAAAGGAAAGACCTACTACTTCTGTGCACCCGGCTGCAAGAAGGAGTTCGAGAAGGACCCGGAAAAATACCTTGGATAA